ATGATTCATCAGTGTTTTGAATGCAACCATTACTTTCCCTCTGCTGCCATATTGGCAGAACACAACAAAGACGCTCACGGGAAAGAACGGATTCACGTATGCCACCTATGCAATAAAGCCTTCAAGAGGGCATCCCACTTAAAAGTGAGTCTCCATTTTTGGAAATCAAATGAAGCAAAATTTGAGTTAGATATGATAAAAAAGTAAAATAACTGGGGGTTCCACCACTGGGACCCTCCATTCCTGCGAATGTGAGTCCCAAAGTCCCCTATGTGAATTCAACATGCATGCCCACCACAGTTGTATTATGCTAAGAGAAGTAGTCGTTCTCTCAGTCCTATAGAAGTGAATAGAGCAGTTAAGCAAGTACACCACAAATCCATTAACATAGTGGACTTTGGAACACCTGTTTGCAAAAGTGGTAGGGTGGTCTGAAAAGTAAGATCCCCAGTGACCGTTCACTTATTGCCTATCCACTAGATAGGTGATACATGTATTAAAGTGTAACTGTCACCGCATAAAAGGTTTTATATATGACAGGCGCTGCACATTTCTAATGATCAGAGGGGATCTCGGTCCTGAGTCACTCAAAATACTGCTTTGAAGTCCACGGCTTCTGCATGAGCTGTGCATACAAAGGTGTGTAAATctatggatctgtacacattcataGATTTACTATGGcatcttttattgcgtttttgtgtgtttttgaggtcacgaagatgcaccaaaatgcatgcgtttccttCCCCCAGGAAAGTCtaggagatttctattttgctgtccacactgggcatgtttttttttggctgcatcttggctgtgtttttgaagatgcatcatgttaattctttttgcgtttttccagtatttttgagcccttccaatcAAAAGATTTGGCTTCAAactgcattgggcaaaatgcggcaaaaatgcatgctttttttgagtttttgccgcaggtgtgtttttttttgtgcgttttttttttttagccaaaaaTTGTGCATTTTGTGGttacaaaagatgcactgtgtgaacatagccttacagagctGTGAACAAAGCCATAGACTTACTAATGAGCTCTTAGAGAGCTCAGTGCACATAGCTCATGCAGGCGCTGCGGACTTCAGAAAGGTATTTTGACCTCAACTGATCAGCAAAAAGAAGCATCCATCATATCCAAGTGCttctcaatgaattagaatatcatcaaaaagttaagttatttcagtaattcaatacaaaaagggaaacccatatacagtattatatagagtcattacacacagagtgatctatttcaagtttttatttctgttaatgttgatgaatatggcttacagccaatgaaaacccaaaagtcattatctcagaaaattagaataattaccacaaaacaccagcaaaggcttcctaagcatttaaaatggtcccttaaggccgctttacacgctgtgatatcgtgaccgatatcgctagcgtgggtacccgcccccatcggttgtgcgacactggtaaatcgctgcccgtggagcacaacattgcgcggacccgtcacactacttatctgccctgcgacatcgctgtgaccggcgaaccgcctcctttctaagggggcggttcgttcagcatcaaagccacgtcacagcagcgtcactgaaccgccgcccaatagaagcggagggaggggcggagatgagcgagacaaacatcccgcccacctccttccttcaggcgggaggcaggtaaggtgaggttcctcgttcctgtggtgtcacacggagcgatgtgtgctgaagcagaaacgacgaactacatcgttactgcagcagcaacgatattcgagaatggacccccatgtcaccgatgagcgtttttgcgacgatggaaaatcgctcataggtgtcacacgcaacggcatcgctaaagcgaccggatgtgcgtcacaaattccgtgaccccaacaagatcgcttgagcgatgtcgcagcgtgtaaaacggccttaagtctgcttctgtaggctacacaatcaatTGCTGAattgatagatgtccagaaggcagtcattgacacactcctcaaggagagtaagccacaaaaggtcattgctaaagaagctggctgttcataaagtgctgtatccaagaatattaatgcaaagttgagtggaaggaaaaagtgtgatagaaaaaggtgcacaagcaactgggataacctcgGCCTTGATAgggttgttaagaaaaggccattcaaaaatttggttgAGATTCACAATTAGtgtactgctgctggagtcagtgcttcaagagccaccacacacagacgtatccaggacaggcGCTACACCTGtcgtattccttgtgtcaagccattcatgaccaatagacaacgccagaagtgtcttacctgggccaaggagaaaaagaactggactgttgctcagtggtccaaggtgttgttttcagatgagagAATTTTGTTtggggaaatcaaggtcccagagtctggaggaagagtggagagtgcCACAACCCAaggtgcttgaggtctagtgtgaagtttccacaatcagtgatggtttggggagccatgtcatctgctggtgtaggtccactgtgttttatcaagaccaaaatcaACACAGCCGTCTACCAGAACATTTTagggcacttcatgcttccctctgccgacaagctttttggagatggaaatttaattttctagcaggacttgactcctgtccacactgccaaaagtaccaaatacctggtttactaaccacagtatcactgtgcttgattggccagcaaactcacctgacctaaaccctatagagaatctatggggtattatcaagaggaagatgagacaccagacccaacaatgcagatgagctgaaggctgctatcaaagcaacctgggcttctgtaacacctcagcagtgctataggctgattgcctccatgccacgctgcattgatgcagtaattcatgcagaaggagccccaaccaagtttaAGTGCGTTTACTATACAGAGTTTTCAGTAGGCGCTAACATTTCTGagttgaaaatcatttttttagttgctcctatataatattctaattttctgagataatgacttgttttcattggctgtaagccataatcatcaacattaacagaaataaacaggtgaaatagttcactctgtgtgtaatgattctatatttgtattaaattactgaaataaattaactttttgatgataatctAATTTATTGCAATGTGCTTGTATAAAAGTTTTTTTTAGTGACCGTTGCACTTTAAGTGGATATCTTTTTTAGGTTATTCTTCCTTTCGGTGCTGTAGGAGCTCCTggtatgtataatgtgtgtattcACTCAATCTCACCAAAAAGCAATAAAGTTTATGACAGTATTAATAATTAATCATGGCCATATCCTTTGTGCTCCTCTATAATACATCTTTATCTTACTCAACAGGAGCACATGCAGACACATCAGCCTGGACCGTCACGTAGTTCTCAGATGCCAAAATTATTTAAATGTGATACTTGTGATAAGGCTTTTGCTAAACCAAGTCAGCTTGAAAGACACAGTCGCATTCATACAGGTACGACCTAGTACAGAGCAGAGTATAGAGACAACAAATATGTTGATTGCAAAGTTAAACCACATAATTGCAAAGTACCAGAGGCAGTAGAAGGCCACATGCTATATGGGCAAAAGTAtgtggacacacctctaaaataatTGATGTCGGCTATTTAGTTGAAGGGTAATATAACTCTTTATACTGTTATTTTGAATGCTCTGTTATGTAGGAACTTGAGAAGCCCTCACAATTACtttacttaaagaggttgtccactactttttttATTGATGGTCTATCCCTTACTataggtcatcaatttctgattgtacggggtctgacaccccgcaagCCTGCCGATCAGCTTATCTTGGTGCCTCCGGCAGCAGCTGTCAAACGGAAGTGCTCatttctggagctgccccatcaactgatagtggctgcagccaggtactgcacatctgcctccaattcaaatcaataggaggctgatgtgcagtacctAGTCAAGGCTGCTATCGGAAGACTGAACTGAGAATTTCTGCCTGCCGCCGCAAGGACAGAGTATAGCTGATCGGCAGTGGTGCAGAGTGTTGGACCCCGGTTGTCCAGGCTTGGAGTTAAAGTCTGCAATCACTTTtcctgactgcagacttgtgaatcgtcGCAGCATGTCAGGATTCACGGGTGTCTAGAGCATTTACATATATGCAGTCACGTGCTGACTAGACTTGCGTGACCTTACTCACTACAAGTGAAGTGTGTGAGGCCAGATACGTCTAGTTgatatgtggccagaagtatgcaaatcacattctTGCAATCACATGATTGCCCGCTCCTGGCACCAGAAAAAGAATCCTGATGGAGTGCACTGTACACGCTGTGAGGTATCACAAGaaagcagtcacatagagtgaagcAGACtggatgtgcgcacgttgcgttctgtaccttgcagaaatgaacggatcctctggcagaatttgtcattgtcaaacttaattttgaccacataaacgcaggaaatatgcatgcgtttttgccgcgttttacatgcattttcagtgcttaaaatgggatgcgttttcaatacattaataaataaatttaacttattgtttgactttttttttttttgtcgagctggatgtgagggcaaaaggaaacctcttgacctcactataatgccaaaaacacatgctttaattttggcaaaaaaagcatgcgtttagcatcaaaaatgcatgtaaaatgctaggattttgattttggatgcgttttcacaactgtcattgacttcaatgttagctaaacgctgccaaaacacaaaaaataattgacatgccgcttttataaacgcagagattttgacaaaatgttgtcactcaaaacgctgcatttaaaaaagcatcgtgcagacgaattttgctaaattcccatagactttgcttagaaatcaaaacgcaagctttttggcattaaaacgctgcaattCAAAAAGCTACTGAAACGCattaaaaaacgcaaagtgcgcacacagcctaaaggtgaGCTGGCTCCATGGTTTTGGGTACGGATGTCCACTAAGGTGTGATGGTTAGATGTTCACATACATATGAACATatagtatacattatatataatattttattattaagGATGTCTATTATTTCATTCATGTAAGAACCAATTGTTATAGgtatgtgtgaggtaaatccggagagatgacgataaatcatgatattcaagtatgtcaggaagccctctcctggtgtcacccccccccctttccttcacacaactggtttagcaacaaatcccatggccatgtcctgtgatatggaaatgaggtggtgtgggaacaatggacacaggatgactccctgccgtcaccctgtaacaagagctgtatctcattagcaaggctatggaaatagccagacagaacgactccagtaaaaaatggttcatatctcgcaagccatatttccgataaatatggcaaccataaaaatggtgtctccgcatgtggacgatgccggcaccccctttttatgggagcaggacattgggaaatgccccaggcgtgatatcagccaatggggaactggcagacaggtcatgagtcccctcgttctgtagctaaattcataactgtcacaatgagagcattggcgtccgcctacgacgctcccaggcaaagttatggcctatattccatgttgggatattgtccataactcaagccaggggtggagcagtgctccctgtgaggtcacgaaggtaggaggggacctggatctgcccaggttgataaccctacttcggccattttccagggttcttctgctcgggggcctggttgggaaagacctgtgagggagttcctggaaacctggtctacagcgcccccctgtggccagacgcaacaaggtaactgctggaactgtgtatgcctgtttgtaacccatgctttgattgtaactgtactctgacataactgtatattctgtagattccctattgtatatattgtagttctagtgtgctttaggctgattaaattatataattaatcttgggctgttctgttatctcgatcttgaatcccacgtctgtgtgttcggctaatagttaccgtaaatcggttggtggcagcgaattgtgccaaggattattgtggggaggccagtgagattcggggagattttatatattccgcccgcggaggtcgggggaatatataccttactctcaccggggacccttcaataatcggcataagtagtatagcggcctccttgcttattgtcgggcaattccataattggcctgactataagaggggcgctagagagcgcgtcacgtgctctgtctgtcggtcgggaggtataaaggaggggtgacccccacttgttaccccccgattgtgacgtactggtagccagcgcgggggatttctgagtgaccccccggtggtttgtgacatattggtggcatagcggtgggatcgagataatagtgtgtgtgagtgtgagacccatactcccagacactaaagactgcctgcagcagctgtggctgctggggtcttcagactagctcaacactagagtgtcagagtgcagatactgtaaggtgtgtggaggcatcaggtgtcagttctgtgtcagtgaccaaaagtctgcaagaatggctgatggcaccaggagcagagctatgcaactggccaatgctaaggcaggagccgaagagagggaggacggtgctgtggacagcaatgaggaggttgcccacgagtcctccaggagctcgacgccagaaaaccgttctgccgaggacattgcgcaacctggcactgctggacaagatgaggaggagctcacccaaggttcctcaacgagccagatgccagccctccgctctgaaagggacagtgaatcgcctagctctgcagcgtgccgcagatcaccacgtgccattccaccgagcctgggaggctcggatagccttcttcaaatggctatggcccttctccaggctggagaccagaagggctacaaggaactcctggcagagcgcagggcagagcggcaggcagcgcgtgacgctgaggctgcggagcggcacgcagagcgtgaggctgcggagcgagagcggcaggcagcgcgtaaagagcgagagcgacaggcagaccgtgactaccagctgcagctagctcagctccggccctcatcagccacatgtgaccttcgagacaccaaacttccaaaggtccgtgttgaggacttcccagtgctggagaaggatggagacttggactctttcttgactgcttttgaacggacttgcttgcagcaccatctggacaaggaccagtgggccaaatacctgaccccccgtttaaggggtaaggccctggatatccttggggacttgcctgctgaggcagatcagggctacgacaccatcaagcgggccctgatccaacagtacaacctcactccagagtcctaccgcaagaagttccggagcctacagaagggaccaaaggactcctgggctgaccaccggcgggcacttgcccgagctgccgaccactggacccaaggcctgcagctttccaccggaccggagatcctggacttgttcatcacggagcaactcttgtggaactgccctgaggatctccgccagttcatccgagaccagaagccaaaggggtccacggctacagctgcccttgccgatgactacaccaacaaccgggcccctgaggccaggagagcggccaccagcagcacctggagagggggtaagatgaattcggcgactgccccacctgcccctagactgcagggggtgtccccctcaactcccctctccaggcccgtggcggaaccaagacggtgccaccagtgcaacctacctggacacttcaaggccatgtgccctcagcgtcccaaggccccggctccgtccccgtcccaagggccgcccaaggtgtattgtgtgggtgggggtggtggtaggtccctggacagcttccaacctgtcaccgtcggccggtctgtgaccataggactgcgagacagcgcctcggaggtgactctggtgcggcctgagatggtgtccccccaagacttgatccctggaaaaaccctcgctgtctccgggattggaggcactgacccggcgctgcctgttgctgacatttatgtggactggggcgcagggcggggggtgagggaggtgggggtaactgatcggatccctgcaaacgtgctacttgggacagatttggggcagataacctcccagtttgggccccccccaagggctgaaccttcagccagtactgacatgactcctgacaatgttaatgtgttatctatgaatgatgtaagggaggagggagtgaactctgatatttctgcttgcacagacaccatagacacacacgcagctgcagctgtgacaggaggggagggggtcagagaaaggtgtgacaatgcctctacaagtaaccagcctgtgagctgggatctgttgccctctgcagggataagcagagagcagggtgctgcagggggaggaccagtgtgtggggtgggggctaccacagcaaatgtggggtccccagagatttcacagcggggttctgttgctgcaggaggggaacaggcaggtgagattggggccggtccaggagcggaagtgatcccaggtaagatctcggtgcatggttcccccacaaccggggtgtcaggaagccaggtaggtctgcctgaaccggcgacttggtcaggaacggaggaggagcaggcacgacccacggtcgcagcggctgtg
This DNA window, taken from Anomaloglossus baeobatrachus isolate aAnoBae1 unplaced genomic scaffold, aAnoBae1.hap1 Scaffold_4082, whole genome shotgun sequence, encodes the following:
- the LOC142277292 gene encoding zinc finger protein 236-like, which produces SQPFPGILSDNSLSGQSGASAQQVILVSHAAQPSSNTSDLNYQVTDDAHIEKNSDAEKQDMIHQCFECNHYFPSAAILAEHNKDAHGKERIHVCHLCNKAFKRASHLKEHMQTHQPGPSRSSQMPKLFKCDTCDKAFAKPSQLERHSRIHT